The proteins below come from a single Diadema setosum chromosome 21, eeDiaSeto1, whole genome shotgun sequence genomic window:
- the LOC140244417 gene encoding solute carrier family 2, facilitated glucose transporter member 5-like, producing MVRYKPVAAEETQPVEAEETLLQPVEVEETLLQPGEEVEETQSFQQGGRTGYRRNLSLWLVISTATVCTGSSMEFGYNIGVIAGPYVFIKEFFNRTYYERSGELLSDDSITWLWATAVSIYCIGGALGALVGGYWADKFGRNRGLLYNNFISVVAAVLMGCCDVANSPEMLIIGRFVIGFSVGISITIVPMYLAEIAPFNLRGAISVSHQLLITVGILLGLCLGFFAFNDEAMWSAVLALTVVTSIIEFIVLPFCPESPRWLLIVKNRREEAIKALRQLRGDDDIEEEISEMRFEQENERDVEHIGVADLICLRDRAWLLPLLICVVIHLGQQLSGINAIIFYSWELYNAAGMSEKEIAYATVGFGALNVCVTTVSVLVVERIGRRPLLLYPFGIIALWLVGLTVCLALQGQYEWLKWMSLVFVYLYIITFAIGPAPLPYLISAELWSQGPRPSALSVSIQVNWWTNFAVQLTFPPIQAAIGQYVFLIYDVCAIATTAFIYFYLPETRKRSFDEIVSVFRDRAEGGARNKRQIEMSSYDPQ from the exons CCAGTGGCGGCCGAGGAGACGCAGCCAGTGGAGGCCGAGGAGACGTTGCTGCAGCCAGTGGAGGTCGAGGAGACGTTGCTGCAGCCAGGAGAGGAGGTCGAGGAGACCCAGAGTTTTCAGCAGGGAGGAAGGACTGGTTATCGG CGCAATCTCTCGTTATGGCTCGTGATATCCACTGCCACTGTATGTACTGGTTCGTCAATGGAATTCGGATACAATATCGGTGTCATTGCAGGACCTTACGTA TTCATCAAAGAGTTCTTCAACCGGACGTACTACGAACGATCGGGGGAGCTCCTGTCCGACGACTCCATCACATGGCTATGGGCGACAGCTGTCTCAATCTATTGTATAGGGGGCGCCCTTGGTGCCCTAGTTGGTGGGTACTGGGCAGACAAATTCGGAAg GAATCGTGGACTCTTATATAATAACTTCATATCCGTGGTGGCGGCTGTGTTGATGGGCTGCTGCGATGTTGCAAATTCACCAGAAATGCTCATTATTGGTCGATTCGTCATAGGATTCAGTGTGG GTATATCAATCACAATAGTGCCGATGTATCTTGCCGAGATCGCGCCATTCAATCTTCGGGGTGCCATCTCTGTCTCGCACCAGCTTTTGATCACCGTGGGCATTCTTCTAGGACTG TGCCTTGGCTTTTTTGCTTTTAACGACGAAGCCATGTGGTCCGCCGTCCTAGCACTGACTGTCGTAACATCCATCATAGAATTCATCGTCCTGCCGTTCTGTCCAGAGAGTCCAAGGTGGCTGCTCATTGTAAAGAATAGGCGGGAGGAAGCAATAAAAG CTCTTCGGCAACTCCGCGGTGATGACGATATCGAGGAAGAGATTTCAGAGATGCGATTCGAACAGGAGAATGAAAGGGACGTCGAACATATTGGTGTTGCGGACTTAATATGTCTGCGTGATCGCGCCTGGCTCCTGCCGCTGCTCATCTGCGTGGTCATCCACCTCGGCCAACAGCTGTCTGGCATCAATGCA ATTATCTTCTACTCATGGGAGCTATACAACGCCGCAGGGATGAGCGAGAAAGAAATCGCATACGCTACTGTTGGGTTTGGCGCCCTCAACGTGTGCGTGACTACAGTATCT GTGCTGGTAGTAGAGCGAATAGGACGCCGCCCATTGCTCCTATATCCTTTTGGTATTATCGCCCTATGGCTCGTGGGCCTCACCGTGTGCCTCGCCCTACAG GGGCAGTATGAATGGTTGAAGTGGATGAGCCTTGTCTTTGTGTACCTGTACATCATCACTTTCGCCATTGGTCCag CTCCCCTACCCTACCTGATATCGGCGGAGCTGTGGTCGCAAGGTCCCCGCCCGTCCGCTCTCAGTGTCTCCATCCAGGTCAACTGGTGGACAAATTTCGCCGTGCAGCTCACGTTCCCGCCTATTCAA GCTGCCATCGGCCAGTACGTGTTCCTTATCTACGACGTCTGCGCCATCGCCACCACGGCCTTCATATACTTCTACTTGCCGGAGACCCGCAAGCGCAGCTTCGACGAGATCGTATCGGTCTTCCGCGACCGGGCTGAGGGTGGGGCTAGGAACAAGCGGCAAATCGAAATGTCGTCATACGATCCgcaatag